CTTGCATGAATTTGCAAGAAACTGTCAAtactactttaatattataactacaatttgtatttaattgtcAAAAATACAGCTAAACAGAACTTTGCATTTAATTGTCAAAAAATGCAGGTGAAACTTGGTTTGATGGGTAATGTACAAGTGctttttcaaatactttaattcTCTTTAGATATTACTGTAATTTTCTATTGTAATCTACTTTCTTAAGGCACCGAAAGTATCCCATCAGTTGTTGGGACTCCAAAAAGTAGAAACCTTGCTGCAGCAGCTTCACCAGCCGAACAATGCGTCACACCCCCACCATTGTCACTGTCAAGGGACAATATCACACCAACCACCTCAGGTTCTGGATATAGACGGGAGGCGCAAAGCTGGGCAGAGAGATTCGAAATCCCTTGGCAAAAGCTGCCTGATGCAGTCCAAGACGCTTGTGCCAAAGGGACAACCCCAGCCAAGACTGATCTCCTTGCTGCAGTAAGAGTGTTGTGCCAAGAAATAGCTAAGGTAAATCCCAAACCTGGGAAAGCTAACTTAAATGCTATTGCCAAGAAGATTGTGGATACGCATCCTAGAACCTTCATGGATTCTATAGcacgatatggccaggtggggaAAGGGTATGCTACTCTCGCGCAAATCGCCTCTCTGAGAGATTTGACAACCTGAATCGTTGTAGCAGAGGCAACTCTTTCCGCAGGAAGCTGCTGGAAGAAAAAGGAAATGGAGGTACAACTGGTAGTGCTAAGAGAAAATCTGCCTCAGTGCTGCAGCAGGATAGCTATGGCTGTATCAGGTGGCAGCCTGATCTGCCCGACGGGGAGACTGAGGAAAGCCAGGAACAGCAGAGGTGCTGGCTTGTAGAAGAATACCACCGTGGTAGTACCGACACGCCAAGGGTGATTCAAAGTATGACCAGCACCTACCCGTCACAGCGCGCTACCTTATTAACAAAGGTGCTCACTTGTTAGCAGTGAGAGTAAATTGGCCTTTCCTTTTACAGCCAGCATACTTTCTAAGCCATTTTGAATACCTTATGGACTTCAGTTTATTTGAAAGACTTGACCATGAGATGAGCAGTAGGGCAGACAAGATGCTGAGGTACTGTCAATCACAAACAAATGTAACTGTGGCAACAGCAGCAGCCCAGTTGACAATGCTAGCCGAAGTGGTTGGAAATGTTAGTCCCAAGGTGTATGGCACCCTCTTGCTGCTTCCTCTGATCTTTGGAGAAGATAAAGAAGACCTCTTTAAAACTGCAGAGGTAAGGCTTTCACTACAGCTTTTATAATGAGTGAAAAATGGGAAcaatttatttttggcaaattttgCAAAATGATAtcatatttcagttaaaataccTTTGTATACATCAAGCTCTAGTGACCAGATGCTCTTCCTGTTTTAGAGATTTTGGTaaatttttcttagatgtttgctaatttctgtaaatattgactagtttaattataagaaaataggATTAGCAAATTTATGTCAAATATAAGCTTGAAAAACAGAGACCTGTGGTAGGGCTACTATTTAAGGAAATACTGTTCTCTGTAGTACTGTACATTTTAATACTACTGCCTAATTTAACTTAGTACCAAGgctcttttcacaaacatttagtaGACTGACAGTAACCAGCATtaacataattaacataaaacgCTTATCTAAGATTTGAAACAGGATTAtactgtaaacaggaaaatattcactaaagaaaaatattcatcaaCCTTACCAATGTTGCCAGTCCTTGAAGATTTTCCCCAGCAAAATGAGCCattttgaatgttgtattatgGATCACTGAAGTTGGCAGAATTTATACAAATGAATTAAGCACTTATGTGACCGTCAAATTAGGGCTGCGCTGCAGATAAGTTCATATTATAATCCTGATTACAAATCAACTTTTGCTGTCACTTGACCTGCTGTATGTTTCCAGTATTAGacactaatttataaatacatgtaataggattatataattttttcaacaggaTATCATCACATCTGCTGATTTAGAACAACATGATGACCTACCTCACCCCCATGTA
Above is a genomic segment from Tachypleus tridentatus isolate NWPU-2018 chromosome 11, ASM421037v1, whole genome shotgun sequence containing:
- the LOC143231589 gene encoding uncharacterized protein LOC143231589, with translation MPSVSEEVKNFLVAALHLPADKMVALEEKLQEFGMENLEDLEFLDPEKDLEGTLNLLACRKLALKLKAHFTANGTESIPSVVGTPKSRNLAAAASPAEQCVTPPPLSLSRDNITPTTSGSGYRREAQSWAERFEIPWQKLPDAVQDACAKGTTPAKTDLLAAVRVLCQEIAKVNPKPGKANLNAIAKKIVDTHPRTFMDSIARYGQVGKGYATLAQIASLRDLTT